The proteins below are encoded in one region of Anoplopoma fimbria isolate UVic2021 breed Golden Eagle Sablefish chromosome 19, Afim_UVic_2022, whole genome shotgun sequence:
- the sqor gene encoding sulfide:quinone oxidoreductase, mitochondrial, translated as MMAALGCLRRFHSQGIAIAHVHTSSRAPAKQHYKMLVVGGGTGGISMSARMKRMMGAENVAVVEPNEMHYYQPIWTLVGAGAKTLTSSGRSTASVMPSGVKWVKSKVQEINPDTNTVRTDDGTEISYEYLIVALGLQIHFEKIKGLPEGFEHPKIGSNYSVQTVEKTWKALQDFKEGNAVFTFPNTPVKCAGAPQKIMYLSDAYLRKTGKRAKANIIYNTSLPVLFGIKKYAESLWDIVKRRDLQVNLRQNLIEVRADKQEAVFENLDKPGETKVFEYEMLHVTPPMGPSLVIKGSPLADEAGWLDVNKDNLQHKKYPNVFGIGDCTNLPTAKTGAAVAAQTAILNRTISKVMKNEKPDKIYDGYTSCPLVTSYNTVILAEFDYNGQPLETFPINQAKERRLMYHMKADVMPHLYWHGLLRGLWGGPGPYRKIFHLGMK; from the exons ATGATGGCTGCACTTGGTTGTCTGAGGAGGTTCCACTCCCAAGGCATTGCCATCGCTCACGTCCACACGAGCAGCCGTGCCCCTGCCAAACAGCACTATAAAATGCTTGTTGTCGGAGGAGGAACTGGGGGCATTTCAATGAGTGCAAGAatgaagaggatgatgggagCTGAGAATGTGGCTGTTGTGGAGCCCAATGAG ATGCACTACTATCAACCAATTTGGACTTTGGTTGGTGCTGGTGCGAAAACTTTAACCTCATCAGGTCGATCCACTGCGAGTGTTATGCCCTCTGGAGTGAAGTGGGTGAAATCTAAAGTTCAGGAAATAAACCCAGACACAAATACTGTCCGCACAGACGATGGGACTGAA ATCTCCTACGAGTATTTGATTGTGGCTCTTGGTTTACAAATCCATTTTGAGAAG ATCAAAGGACTACCAGAAGGATTTGAACATCCAAAGATCGGGTCAAACTACTCGGTCCAAACTGTGGAGAAAACGTGGAAAGCACTGCAGGACTTCAAAGAGGGAAACGCTGTGTTCACTTTCCCAAACACTCCTGTGAAATGTGCTGGAGCTCCACAGAAGATCATGTACCTATCGGATGCCTATCTCAGAAAA ACAGGAAAAAGGGCAAAGGCAAATATAATATACAACACATCGCTACCTGTGCTCTTTGGGATCAAGAAATATGCTGAGTCATTGTGGGACATTGTGAAACGACGAGACCTACAAGTGAACCTGAGGCAAAACCTGATTGAAGTGCGGGCAGATAAGCAAGAAGCTGTGTTTGAAAATCTTGATAAACCAGGCGAAACCAAAGTGTTTGAG tATGAAATGCTTCATGTCACACCACCAATGGGACCCAGTCTGGTGATTAAAGGCAGTCCACTGGCAGATGAGGCCGGCTGGTTGGATGTCAACAAAGACAACCTCCAACATAAGAAATATCCAAATGTGTTTGGGATTGGAGACTGTACAAACCTGCCCACAGCCAAAACGGGTGCTGCTGTTG CTGCACAGACTGCTATCTTGAACAGAACCATCAGCAAAGTAATGAAAAATGAGAAGCCAGATAAGATA TATGACGGCTACACCTCGTGTCCCTTGGTTACAAGCTACAACACAGTGATTCTGGCGGAGTTTGACTACAATGGACAACCACTGGAAACATTTCCCATCAACCAAGCGAAAGAGAGAAGACTCATGTACCACATGAAAGCTGATGTGATGCCTCACCTCTATTGGCATGGGCTTCTGCG GGGCCTGTGGGGAGGACCAGGACCATACAGGAAAATCTTCCATCTTGGAATGAAATGA